AGCAGTTCCGCCAGGCGGCCGCTCCCCTGCCCGCCTTCAAGGACGAGGTCCGGGGCGAACAGTCCGTCCAGCGGGTGCCGTGGCTCCGGACCGTCTCCGCCGTCCGGTGGCCCGCCCTCCTCCGCCGTACCTCCGTACCGGACGTCGACTCCGTTGAGGGCGGCGGTCAGGAGCCGGTTGGTGTCCTGAAGCCCGAGCAGTTCCTCGAAGACCTCCCGCAGGGCGGTCACATGGTGCTCGTCCGGGTTCATCAGCGCGAGCTGGGCGCGGGTGTACGTCAGCACCCGCGCCCCGGCCCGGTGGCGTTCCTCGTGGTACGAGTCGAGGAGTCCCTCCGGTGCCCATCCGCCGATCTCCGCCGCGAGCTTCCAGCCGAGGTTCATGGCGTCGTGAACGCCGGTGTTGAGGCCCTGCCCGCCGATCGGGAAGTGGATGTGGGCGGCGTCCCCGGCGAGGAGGACCCGCCCGGAGCGGTACCGCTCGGCCTGCCGGGTGGCGTCGCTGAACCGGGACATCCACGCCACCGGTTCCGTGAGGCCGAGTTCCCGTCCGTACACCCGGCGGACGCCGGCCCGCAGCTCCTCCAGGGTCACCGGGTCCTGCGGGGACGGATGCTCACGGCCGTACTCGATGACCACCACACGGCCCGTTCCGCCCTCCGAGGGGAAGGCGAGCACCACCACGCCGGCCGGGGTCCTCTGCCAGCGGCGGGGAACGTCCTTCTCCGGAAGTGTGACGTAACCGATCATGGCGCTCACCGAGGCGGGGAAGCCGGGGAAGGGGATGCCCGCGAGGCGGCGCACCGTGCTGCGCCCTCCGTCGCACCCCACCAGGTAGCGGGCACGCACCTCATGGTGGCCGTCCGCGGTGCGGATACCGACGCTCACCCCGTCGGGGTCCTGGCGCAGCGCGACGACCTCGTGCCCGCGCCGGATCGGCACGCCGAGTTCGGCCGCACGGGCGGCGAGCAGTTCCTCGGTACGCGACTGGGGGACCAAGAGACTGTACGGATGCCCGGTGTCGAGCGTCCCGTGGTCGAGCCCCTTGCTGAAGATCCCGGCGAACGGCAGCCCGGACACCGTGTCGGCCCCGTCCTCGAACCGGTCCAGCAGTCCGCGGATGTCCAGGCATTCCACCGTGCGGGTGTGCAGCACGCCGGCCCGGTCGTGGCCCGCCGGTTCCGTGAGCCGGTCGACCACCAGCACCCGGACACCGGCCAGCCGCAGTTCGCAGGCGAGCGTCAGGCCGACCGGCCCGCTGCCCGCCACGACGACGTCGTACTCCATGGGGGGGGTCTCCTCAGTCTCCGGTGTCCGCGCGCGCACCGCGCGGGAGCGTCTCCTCGATGAGGGCGACGGTCTCGAGCGGGGACGGCATGGCCTCGATCTCGTCCCGCAGCCCGCGCGAGGCCACCGCGTACGGCGCGTCCCCGCGAAGCAGCTCCGTCACCGCGGCACCGATGGACTCGGCGTCGGCGTGCGCCGCGGTGAGCTGGACACCGGCACCGGCCGCCTCCAGCAGGTCCGAGTTGAGGCGTTGCTCGAACAGGTGCGGCATGGTCAGCTGGGGCACTCCGAAGCGGGCCGCGGACAGGACGGTCGTCGCTCCGCCGTGGTGGACCACGGCGGAGCAGCTGGGCAGCACCGTGTGGATGGGGAGGTCCTGCACGATCCTGGCCCGGCCTCCCACGTCGCCCAGCAGCTCCCGCTCCGCCCCGGTCACCGCGACTACCGGCTCCACGTCCAGGCCGGCGAGGGCGTCGAGCACCGTCGGGACCAGGAACATGTCCAGCTCGGCCGTCGCGGTGGACGTGAAGGTGCCCCACGTGACGCAGACCCTGGGGCGGTCCGGTGTTCCGAGGACCCAGGGCGGCACCACGCCCGGCCCGTTGTACGGCACGTAGCGCAGGGGCAGCGACGGGCCGGAGGCGTCGAGGTGCAGGCTCGGCGGGGTCGGGTCGACGGCGAGCCGGTCGAAGGTGTCCGGCGGCCGTACCCCGTACAACTCGTAGGTGGGGCCGAGCCGTTCCAGGACGTGGTGCGCGAGCCACTTCCCCGGGTCGGTGGCGTACACGTCGGGGCCCCACGCGTGCCGGACCAGCGGGGCGCCGGACACCTCGGCGGCGACGGACGCCGCGAAGGCCACCGGGTCCCGGATGACGAGGTCGGGCTTCCAGGACTCGGCGAACCGAACGAGATCGGGGGCCATCATCTCCGCGACCCGGTGGAAGATCGTGATGATGGCGTCCCGGCTCCGGTACTGGGCGGGGTCGGTCTCGGCGACGAACTTCCGGTGCAGCTGGGCGAAGTCGACGTCGGGGCCCACGGGTACAGCGGTCAGGCCCGACTTCAGCACGGTCTCCACCACGTGCGGCTGGGCCGCGACGCGCACCTCGTGCCCGGCGGCGCGAAAGGCCCAGGCGAGCGGGACCATGAACATGTAGTGCGACGGCCAGGCCGCGGTGGTCAGCAGAACACGCATAGGAAACTCCGTGGGAGGGTCAGGAGGGCTTGGACGCGATGAGGACCCGGTCACCGGTCAGGCTCTCCACCCTCTCGGCCGACTCGAACCGGAAGCCCGCGTGCTCCACGTAGCCGCGGCACTCCGCCACGGTGTACTCGGATCCGCCGTCCCGCATGATCGAGCAGTTCAGGCTCTGAAGGAGGGCGACGGCGTCGTCGCGCTCGTCCGTGAGCATCGCGTCGTAGACGACGACCCTCCCGCCGGGCCGCACGGCGGCGAAGACACGTTCCAGCAGCCTCTCGCGGGCGGCCGGGGGCCAGTCGTGCAGGACATGTCCGAGGATCACCACGTCGGACTCGGGCAGCGGGTCGTCGAAGAAGTCGCCCGCCGTGAAGCCGACCTGCGACGCCGTACCCAGAGCCGCCATGTGTTCGTCGAACAGGGGGCGGACCGCGGGCAGGTCGAACACGCCTCCGCGCAGATGCCCGTGGGTACGGACCAGGCGTGCCGCGACGTTGCCGCGCGCCCCGCCCACGTCGAGGAACGTGCGGTGCCGGGACCAGTCCACGCACCGGCCGAGCTCGTGCGCGACGAACGTGTTGAAGGCATCCATGTGCCCCATCAGCCGCCGCACGTTGTCCAGGTTCTCGAAGTCCTTGTGGAAGTCCAGCTGGACCTTGGCGGGGTCACCGCCGGCCGTGGCGGGCGGGCTGTCGGCGGCCGGTTCGTTCCTCAGCAGGTCGGTCAGGGACGCCCAGGACCGGTAGTGGCGCCGGGCGTGCTGGGCGATGCTCCCGCCCAGATAGCCCGGTGCGTCCGGAACGAGGAACGCGGCCGCCTCCGGCTTGTTGGAGTAGTGGCCGTCCTTGCGCTCCAGCAGGCCCAGGCCGACCAGGGCGTCCAGGAAGTCGGCTCCGGGCC
This DNA window, taken from Streptomyces griseus subsp. griseus, encodes the following:
- a CDS encoding acetylserotonin O-methyltransferase; the protein is MTTPTQIADPASAARTLLRLNTAYFQSKVLQSAVELGLFALLAEEPATAETVFGRLGVRARPGADFLDALVGLGLLERKDGHYSNKPEAAAFLVPDAPGYLGGSIAQHARRHYRSWASLTDLLRNEPAADSPPATAGGDPAKVQLDFHKDFENLDNVRRLMGHMDAFNTFVAHELGRCVDWSRHRTFLDVGGARGNVAARLVRTHGHLRGGVFDLPAVRPLFDEHMAALGTASQVGFTAGDFFDDPLPESDVVILGHVLHDWPPAARERLLERVFAAVRPGGRVVVYDAMLTDERDDAVALLQSLNCSIMRDGGSEYTVAECRGYVEHAGFRFESAERVESLTGDRVLIASKPS
- a CDS encoding FAD-dependent monooxygenase, giving the protein MEYDVVVAGSGPVGLTLACELRLAGVRVLVVDRLTEPAGHDRAGVLHTRTVECLDIRGLLDRFEDGADTVSGLPFAGIFSKGLDHGTLDTGHPYSLLVPQSRTEELLAARAAELGVPIRRGHEVVALRQDPDGVSVGIRTADGHHEVRARYLVGCDGGRSTVRRLAGIPFPGFPASVSAMIGYVTLPEKDVPRRWQRTPAGVVVLAFPSEGGTGRVVVIEYGREHPSPQDPVTLEELRAGVRRVYGRELGLTEPVAWMSRFSDATRQAERYRSGRVLLAGDAAHIHFPIGGQGLNTGVHDAMNLGWKLAAEIGGWAPEGLLDSYHEERHRAGARVLTYTRAQLALMNPDEHHVTALREVFEELLGLQDTNRLLTAALNGVDVRYGGTAEEGGPPDGGDGPEPRHPLDGLFAPDLVLEGGQGSGRLAELLHTGRGVLLDLTEGGTPAKAARPWEHRIDVVRARCPAGAPAAALLVRPDGHVAWAADDGTERGLRDALARWFGSQDGR
- a CDS encoding nucleotide disphospho-sugar-binding domain-containing protein, whose product is MRVLLTTAAWPSHYMFMVPLAWAFRAAGHEVRVAAQPHVVETVLKSGLTAVPVGPDVDFAQLHRKFVAETDPAQYRSRDAIITIFHRVAEMMAPDLVRFAESWKPDLVIRDPVAFAASVAAEVSGAPLVRHAWGPDVYATDPGKWLAHHVLERLGPTYELYGVRPPDTFDRLAVDPTPPSLHLDASGPSLPLRYVPYNGPGVVPPWVLGTPDRPRVCVTWGTFTSTATAELDMFLVPTVLDALAGLDVEPVVAVTGAERELLGDVGGRARIVQDLPIHTVLPSCSAVVHHGGATTVLSAARFGVPQLTMPHLFEQRLNSDLLEAAGAGVQLTAAHADAESIGAAVTELLRGDAPYAVASRGLRDEIEAMPSPLETVALIEETLPRGARADTGD